A region of Chloracidobacterium sp. DNA encodes the following proteins:
- a CDS encoding AAA family ATPase: MSEIEAGADSIRKFLHELDIRIRARYPLIAINTFEEDRVREALVDLVFQERHKEKSLYFWSRPSGLQKVVDPKEGLLSLPQTIGDTEDPESLLGFISEQKTGIFLLCDYAPYISPYGQEDPLLVRRLREIAWKLKSTKATVLFVGPNFPELKTLEKEVTQIELDLPRESEIEDSIELQFENLRSNGLDISLTKETQDALQQSLLGLTAVEISNVVAKAVISCNGLNQDSINVILEEKKNVIRGSGSLTYVHPEPASNLGGYQSLRAILERAAYTFSPRAKARHVEPCKGILLVGLPGCGKDLCKRVASSITNRALLDLDFGSIMGEGGGVIGSSAMSIKRALSIAGTIKGILGISEFEKAVSGMKSSNKTDGGETARTISYLLNWMQDNKDVLVFATANDVRELESEQFRIGRFSYIHFVDLPETEDRKEIFRVHLKKRALDAEYFDLDKLVDKSKDFSGAEIEGAVQDGVLEAFIDGDRQAETRDIIKAAENITPTAQMMSEKIEEIRKWARNNIKGVGSRIENNSIAGNRTDRIYEL, from the coding sequence ATGTCTGAAATAGAAGCGGGTGCCGACAGCATCCGGAAGTTCCTGCACGAGCTCGATATTAGGATTAGAGCCCGATACCCGCTCATCGCAATCAATACCTTCGAAGAGGATCGCGTAAGAGAGGCGTTGGTCGATCTCGTCTTTCAGGAGCGGCATAAGGAAAAGTCTCTCTACTTTTGGAGTCGTCCAAGCGGCCTTCAGAAGGTAGTCGATCCGAAAGAGGGACTACTAAGTTTGCCTCAAACGATCGGCGATACTGAAGACCCCGAAAGCCTTCTTGGCTTTATCAGCGAGCAGAAGACAGGTATTTTCCTGCTATGTGACTACGCTCCTTATATCTCACCATATGGGCAGGAAGATCCTTTGCTGGTTCGAAGGCTTCGTGAGATCGCCTGGAAGTTGAAATCGACAAAAGCAACGGTCTTGTTTGTGGGGCCGAATTTCCCGGAACTCAAAACACTCGAAAAGGAAGTCACGCAGATAGAACTCGACCTTCCGAGGGAGTCGGAGATCGAAGACTCGATCGAACTTCAGTTTGAAAACCTGCGTTCCAATGGTCTGGATATTAGTCTGACCAAGGAGACGCAAGACGCGCTTCAGCAGTCTCTGCTTGGTCTAACAGCTGTCGAGATCAGCAATGTCGTTGCGAAAGCAGTCATCAGTTGTAACGGGCTCAATCAGGATTCGATCAATGTCATTCTTGAAGAAAAGAAGAATGTCATACGCGGTAGCGGCTCATTGACCTATGTGCATCCAGAACCGGCAAGCAACTTAGGCGGCTACCAATCGCTTCGAGCCATCCTTGAACGCGCGGCATACACATTCAGTCCGAGAGCAAAAGCACGCCACGTCGAACCTTGCAAGGGAATTCTCCTCGTTGGATTGCCGGGGTGCGGAAAGGATCTCTGTAAACGGGTTGCGTCAAGCATCACGAATCGGGCTCTGCTTGATCTGGACTTTGGTTCGATTATGGGTGAGGGCGGAGGTGTCATTGGCTCATCCGCGATGTCGATAAAGCGGGCGTTATCTATCGCTGGCACGATTAAAGGGATTCTTGGTATCAGCGAGTTCGAAAAAGCGGTCTCAGGAATGAAGTCGTCCAACAAGACGGACGGCGGTGAGACAGCACGAACTATCTCCTATCTTCTCAACTGGATGCAGGACAACAAGGACGTTCTTGTATTCGCTACCGCCAATGACGTACGCGAACTCGAATCCGAACAGTTCAGGATCGGTAGGTTCTCATATATTCACTTCGTCGATCTTCCCGAGACCGAGGATCGTAAGGAAATATTCCGGGTTCACCTTAAGAAAAGAGCACTTGATGCCGAATACTTTGATCTCGATAAACTGGTAGATAAGAGCAAAGACTTCTCTGGCGCGGAAATAGAAGGGGCAGTTCAAGACGGAGTTCTCGAAGCGTTCATTGACGGCGACCGACAGGCCGAGACTCGCGACATTATTAAAGCCGCCGAGAACATCACGCCTACGGCCCAGATGATGAGCGAGAAGATCGAGGAGATCCGAAAATGGGCTCGAAATAATATCAAGGGCGTAGGCTCTCGAATCGAGAATAATAGCATTGCCGGAAACCGCACCGATCGAATCTATGAACTCTAA
- a CDS encoding TolC family protein has translation MGIRNILAIVVEYSAKLGLAVLFFGGFHSALAQQTVPSPVPTPAPSLQYIGQDGMSVERLVESAGSRRADLLAARQRLAIAEGRLVQAGLRPNPVFSTEYGSPRFLGGESEYDFSAGLAQPFELGGKRGKRRAVAELELQQVRAEVAAIERNIAVEIRRDYARAISAARQLDVLERLLAADSELVRVTEARLNEGDVAPLDLNLVKVESDRLKIQRIEARNELETALLRIRTLIGSDVSDPLRLEPQSDRPPRLDLGLSELTQKALSDRSDLQAARIGERLGTARLNLARAQAAPDITPSVRFSRTKAFTDLPASAGGGIINSRDNELTFGVSIDLPVSNRNQGGIASAVGEQVQAVRTREFLEATIRRDVAVAYGQYRAAAEKLVLYTTQILPRAEANLQTVRAAYNAGEFSVFEVVNEQRRLNENVTNYNRVLEEYYTTLTALEAAVGAALPPSAFMPGSTSVLPDTRIVPRQFNREEFLKSINEDKTERIGLLKSTKPRIEEEKK, from the coding sequence ATGGGCATAAGGAATATTTTAGCGATCGTAGTTGAGTATTCAGCAAAGCTCGGTTTAGCCGTCCTCTTTTTTGGCGGCTTTCATTCGGCATTGGCCCAGCAAACTGTTCCCTCGCCCGTTCCGACTCCGGCCCCGTCGCTTCAATACATTGGCCAGGATGGCATGAGTGTCGAGCGGCTTGTAGAAAGTGCTGGCAGCCGGCGAGCGGATCTGCTCGCAGCGCGCCAACGGCTCGCGATAGCCGAAGGGCGTCTGGTTCAAGCCGGACTTCGGCCAAATCCGGTCTTTAGCACCGAATACGGAAGCCCCCGTTTTCTGGGCGGCGAAAGCGAGTATGACTTTTCCGCAGGGTTAGCTCAACCTTTTGAGCTCGGAGGAAAACGTGGAAAGCGACGGGCCGTTGCGGAACTCGAACTCCAGCAGGTTCGGGCCGAGGTCGCGGCTATCGAACGGAATATCGCTGTCGAAATTCGCCGTGATTACGCGCGGGCTATATCGGCCGCGAGGCAGCTCGATGTATTGGAAAGACTTCTGGCCGCAGACTCGGAATTGGTGCGGGTAACGGAAGCACGCTTAAACGAGGGCGATGTGGCACCGCTCGACCTGAATTTAGTCAAGGTCGAAAGCGATCGCCTCAAGATCCAAAGGATCGAAGCGAGAAACGAATTGGAAACTGCCTTGTTAAGAATTCGGACGTTGATCGGATCCGATGTCTCGGACCCGCTTCGCTTGGAGCCTCAGTCCGACCGGCCTCCACGCCTCGATCTGGGACTTAGCGAACTCACACAAAAGGCGTTGAGCGATCGCTCCGACTTACAGGCCGCGCGGATCGGCGAGCGGCTGGGAACCGCGAGGCTAAACCTGGCTCGGGCACAGGCCGCTCCGGATATTACGCCATCGGTGCGTTTTTCGCGTACCAAGGCATTTACCGATCTGCCCGCATCAGCCGGCGGCGGAATTATCAACAGTCGCGACAACGAACTGACATTCGGCGTGTCGATAGATCTACCGGTGTCAAACCGTAATCAAGGCGGCATTGCCTCCGCTGTCGGCGAACAGGTTCAGGCGGTGCGGACACGTGAATTTTTAGAGGCGACGATACGGCGTGATGTCGCTGTTGCTTACGGCCAGTATCGGGCTGCGGCAGAAAAGCTGGTGCTGTACACAACTCAAATCCTGCCGAGAGCTGAGGCAAATCTACAGACTGTCCGAGCAGCCTACAACGCGGGCGAGTTTTCGGTGTTTGAGGTCGTTAACGAACAGCGTCGTTTGAACGAGAACGTTACGAATTACAACCGGGTTTTGGAAGAATACTACACGACCTTAACAGCACTCGAGGCAGCAGTCGGTGCGGCCCTGCCGCCATCCGCCTTCATGCCGGGATCGACATCGGTCCTCCCCGATACCAGGATAGTGCCGAGACAGTTTAACAGGGAAGAATTTTTGAAGTCGATCAACGAGGATAAAACCGAACGTATTGGATTACTAAAATCGACCAAACCAAGAATAGAAGAGGAGAAAAAATGA
- a CDS encoding efflux RND transporter periplasmic adaptor subunit, which produces MKRLPGDPRSGETGHVLVSLSETVQGGFGSGPLPVEKAAVMFSITRPDGAVVAGNIAATEELGGLYRGSYQFDSSGDYKLVVSVNTEDKRTFSADFPVTVSRAPIRTSFWVGLLILLVLSGISFAVVFYALKRRGDTSFRRLAPAGAVVLTVFLLGAVALAYLLPPSQTRETASIPPDAFSTAAVNGLPKGTTITVPKESQLLFGIKTQLIDTRQITSGLKTTGVVRARPDAKGVVTAQVPGRIVLTQAVSLGSAVGSGEQIGYVEQVLDVSGQTELETQRLDVEAQQREVEARKLELRNTALALQSQQAQSRAAAQQARTRLAQAQRELRRSQNLLEVGAVPRKRVEEAQTAVKVIEDEVASADKQVVLLGDQIKSAQAGQAIFRSPTVRQPSRNFPLISPITGIIDQIKATSGQQVASGAELLNIVNLSTVLLEAQVFEKDLATVRESTRASFTSSALPGEVYTIGTADGDGRLVSIGQTVNDQTRTVPVIYEVKNPFNRLKDGNFIEITIDTSGNRQVLAVPKSAVVREQAETFVFIFDGGETFEKRQVALGAEGADFYEIVSGLKEGDRVVIEGVYQLRTTQAGE; this is translated from the coding sequence ATGAAACGCCTCCCAGGCGATCCGCGCTCCGGTGAAACGGGACATGTTCTTGTCTCATTGAGCGAAACGGTTCAGGGTGGGTTCGGTTCGGGGCCGTTGCCGGTCGAAAAGGCCGCCGTTATGTTTAGCATTACAAGGCCTGACGGTGCGGTAGTTGCCGGGAATATCGCGGCGACGGAAGAACTGGGCGGTTTGTATCGTGGTTCCTACCAGTTCGATAGCTCGGGCGATTACAAGTTGGTTGTTTCGGTAAACACCGAAGACAAAAGGACGTTTTCGGCTGATTTCCCGGTCACAGTTTCACGAGCACCGATCCGCACGTCTTTTTGGGTCGGTCTTCTGATACTGCTTGTGCTTTCGGGGATCTCTTTTGCCGTTGTCTTTTATGCCTTGAAAAGACGAGGGGATACGTCTTTTCGGCGACTTGCTCCGGCAGGTGCGGTTGTTCTTACGGTGTTTCTTCTGGGGGCAGTCGCTCTGGCATATCTTCTTCCGCCTTCTCAGACCCGCGAAACGGCTTCGATTCCGCCAGACGCCTTTTCAACGGCAGCAGTTAACGGGTTGCCGAAAGGAACGACGATCACCGTGCCGAAAGAATCGCAGCTTTTGTTTGGGATAAAGACTCAGTTGATCGACACGAGGCAAATTACGAGCGGTTTGAAAACCACTGGAGTGGTCAGGGCCCGACCGGACGCCAAAGGAGTCGTAACAGCACAGGTGCCGGGAAGGATCGTACTTACTCAGGCGGTATCTTTAGGTTCTGCTGTCGGTAGCGGTGAACAGATCGGATACGTTGAGCAGGTTCTGGACGTATCGGGACAGACAGAGCTTGAGACGCAAAGACTGGATGTCGAGGCACAGCAGCGGGAAGTTGAAGCTCGAAAGCTCGAATTGCGAAATACTGCACTCGCTCTTCAGTCGCAGCAGGCCCAAAGCAGAGCTGCCGCCCAGCAGGCGAGGACGCGACTCGCACAGGCGCAACGCGAGCTTCGAAGGTCGCAGAATCTTCTTGAGGTTGGTGCAGTGCCTCGAAAACGTGTCGAAGAAGCTCAAACAGCCGTAAAGGTTATCGAAGATGAGGTAGCATCAGCCGATAAACAGGTTGTTTTATTGGGCGACCAGATCAAATCGGCACAGGCCGGGCAGGCCATTTTCCGCTCTCCTACAGTCAGACAGCCGTCGCGCAATTTCCCGTTAATATCGCCAATAACGGGAATAATCGATCAGATCAAGGCCACGAGCGGCCAGCAGGTTGCAAGCGGGGCCGAATTACTTAACATCGTCAATTTGTCCACCGTCCTTTTAGAAGCTCAGGTTTTTGAGAAAGATCTGGCCACGGTCCGCGAATCCACACGGGCAAGTTTTACCTCTTCGGCTCTGCCCGGCGAGGTCTACACAATTGGTACCGCTGATGGTGACGGACGCCTTGTCTCGATCGGTCAGACCGTAAATGATCAGACGCGGACCGTGCCTGTGATATATGAGGTCAAGAATCCCTTCAATCGGCTCAAGGATGGCAATTTTATCGAGATCACCATCGACACCAGCGGCAATAGGCAAGTTCTGGCCGTGCCGAAGTCAGCGGTCGTTCGTGAACAGGCAGAGACCTTTGTGTTTATCTTCGACGGCGGTGAGACCTTCGAGAAGCGTCAGGTTGCACTCGGAGCGGAAGGTGCGGATTTCTACGAGATTGTATCAGGACTAAAAGAAGGTGATCGCGTTGTCATTGAAGGGGTGTATCAGCTTCGCACTACGCAGGCGGGTGAGTAG
- a CDS encoding 4Fe-4S cluster-binding domain-containing protein — MSNKITFILEPDSGKLTAEVSGIPADQLIDLRDDLGTSQNLNCGKPMQGQSWEPGNLKDDRYYIWLHRIYHKSVVDGPGRRSVIQVAGCSIRCPGCYVPETHDRHNGKKVSISSILEEIVSKRHENDGVTILGGEPFDQSDSVAELVLRLNKLGSHIIVYTGNTIEYLSTKDDPSVTYILSHIDLLIDGPFESSLVAETGEYRGSANQRLIQQK, encoded by the coding sequence ATGAGTAATAAGATCACCTTCATACTCGAACCAGACAGTGGGAAACTTACCGCTGAAGTCTCAGGCATTCCCGCTGATCAACTGATCGATCTCAGAGACGACCTTGGAACTTCCCAAAATTTGAATTGCGGAAAGCCGATGCAAGGTCAGTCTTGGGAACCGGGTAACCTTAAGGATGATCGCTATTACATCTGGCTTCATCGCATATATCACAAGTCGGTGGTTGATGGTCCGGGTCGTCGGAGCGTGATTCAAGTTGCGGGTTGTTCAATTCGTTGTCCAGGTTGCTACGTTCCCGAAACTCACGATCGCCACAACGGGAAAAAGGTTTCTATTTCCTCAATTCTCGAAGAGATCGTTTCAAAACGCCATGAAAACGACGGTGTAACAATTCTCGGAGGCGAGCCTTTTGATCAATCTGATTCCGTGGCGGAACTTGTGTTGAGACTGAATAAACTTGGCTCCCACATTATCGTCTACACGGGCAATACTATCGAGTATTTATCTACAAAAGACGACCCTAGCGTCACCTATATTCTATCCCACATTGACTTGCTCATTGACGGTCCTTTTGAATCATCTCTAGTCGCTGAAACAGGGGAGTATCGAGGGTCAGCGAATCAGCGCTTGATACAGCAGAAATAG
- a CDS encoding DUF2997 domain-containing protein: MPEVEFKIDTERGTCETEIKGYQGTACEKAARQLKEILGDPSIETKKQEYFVTPSVKQTNKLR, encoded by the coding sequence ATGCCCGAAGTTGAATTCAAGATCGATACCGAACGCGGAACATGCGAAACCGAGATAAAAGGGTATCAAGGGACTGCGTGCGAGAAGGCTGCTAGACAGCTGAAGGAGATTTTAGGTGACCCCTCTATTGAGACTAAAAAGCAAGAGTATTTTGTCACGCCGAGTGTCAAACAGACCAATAAACTACGATGA
- a CDS encoding DUF1257 domain-containing protein, with translation MSKYMTFESQSFPNRELLLEALAECGFASPTIGTDIPLEGWDKRDPQTADVVIRRRQVRGRSLLGDIGFRKTSKGYVAVIDDMDLNYHLGKDFVIRLQNSYHEAAARKMAKKLGGTLIKERIGKTLKIRIKY, from the coding sequence ATGAGCAAATATATGACCTTTGAATCCCAGTCATTCCCGAATCGCGAGTTGCTCCTCGAAGCATTAGCCGAATGTGGTTTCGCATCTCCGACTATAGGAACTGACATTCCTCTCGAAGGATGGGATAAGCGGGATCCACAAACAGCCGACGTCGTAATCAGGCGTCGGCAAGTACGTGGACGATCGCTTTTAGGAGATATCGGCTTCCGGAAAACGTCAAAAGGCTATGTTGCCGTTATCGATGATATGGACCTGAATTACCACTTAGGGAAAGACTTCGTGATCAGGCTTCAGAACAGCTATCACGAAGCAGCGGCAAGAAAGATGGCCAAGAAGCTCGGCGGCACGCTTATCAAGGAACGAATCGGAAAAACTCTCAAAATAAGAATCAAATACTGA